The following are encoded together in the Gorilla gorilla gorilla isolate KB3781 chromosome 14, NHGRI_mGorGor1-v2.1_pri, whole genome shotgun sequence genome:
- the LOC129527250 gene encoding cytochrome c-like yields the protein MGDVEKGKKIFVQKCAQCHTVEKGGKQKTGPNLHGLFRWKTGQAIGLSYIDTDKNKGITWGEDTLIEYCPENPTKYIPGTKMIFASIKNNAERADLIAYLKKVTSE from the coding sequence ATGGGTGATGttgagaaaggcaagaaaattttTGTTCAGAAGTGTGCCCAGTGCCACACCGTGGAAAAGGGAGGCAAACAAAAGACTGGGCCTAATCTCCATGGTCTCTTCAGGTGGAAGACAGGTCAGGCCATTGGATTATCTTACATAGACACCGATAAGAACAAAGGCATCACCTGGGGAGAGGATACACTGATAGAGTATTGCCCTGAGAATCCCACGAAGTACATTCCTGGAACAAAAATGATCTTTGCCAGCATTAAGAACAATGCAGAAAGGGCAGACTTGATAGCTTATCTCAAAAAAGTTACTAGTGAGTAA